A genomic region of Oryza glaberrima chromosome 1, OglaRS2, whole genome shotgun sequence contains the following coding sequences:
- the LOC127760595 gene encoding probably inactive leucine-rich repeat receptor-like protein kinase IMK2 yields the protein MALRVLFLMLSAFPASCLAVAAPISPDAVPLLAFKSACADPAAALVSWTEASDPCSDRWRGITCRKPSPPTSPSPSSSPPRVRRVVLEGLRLGGDAGAVAALAGLPMLSFLSLKNNSFTGSLGDVDFSTLAPHLKLLYLSGNGFSGRFPESVLRLRHLRRLDLSGNRLTGTIPPEIGHRLPSLLTLHLARNSLVGPLPASLGAMSRLAKLNVSGNHLQGRIPKRLAAVFPASSFAGNPELCGAPLRRRCNGQHHMVYGGGGGGGGADTSHEPKRGRTRSNDRWMVAMIMAAVGAAVASLVAAALCGVLWLKDKKPERPRASSRTSSMAREETVRFDGCCVEFDVCTLMRGAAEMLGKGATATTYRVAMGGDDVIVDDAGVVEEGKAGEVVVVKRMRRREGATREDERRKRELAREMGTWRHANVVSLRAFYASADELLLVFDYVPNGSLHSLLHENRGPARVPLEWQTRLKLAQDAAQGLAYLHGVSGGKLAHRHLTSSNILVDAGGNTRVSDFALLQLLVPAPAADEAAQKQDVNAFGVVLLEILTGRSPEDGNVDLALWARTVVREEWTSEVFDVELLPSRGGAEDEMVALLHVALLCVADDPGERPRMAVVAKMIEDIRDRGSKRSRYSASPSQVGHSYESSPSISEDTTRSTNASSS from the exons ATGGCGCTGCGCGTGCTCTTCTTGATGCTGTCAGCGTTCCCCGCGAGCtgcctcgccgtcgctgctccgaTCAGTCCCGACGCCGTGCCATTGCTCGCCTTCAAGTCGGCGTGCGCCGACCCTGCCGCCGCGCTCGTCTCCTGGACGGAGGCCTCCGACCCCTGCTCCGACAGGTGGCGTGGCATCACTTGCCGGAAGccttcgccgccgacgtcgccgtcgccgtcgtcgtcacctccTCGCGTCCGTCGCGTTGTTCTCGAAGGCCTCCGCCTCGGCGGGGATGCTGGagccgtcgccgcgctcgctGGCCTCCCTATGCTCTCGTTCCTTAGCCTCAAGAACAACTCGTTTACGGGCTCTCTCGGTGACGTCGACTTCTCCACCTTGGCGCCGCACCTCAAGCTCCTCTATCTCTCCGGCAATGGCTTCTCCGGGCGGTTTCCGGAGTCCGTGCTACGGCTTCGCCATCTGCGCCGTCTCGATCTCTCTGGCAATCGGCTTACCGGCACGATTCCGCCGGAGATAGGACACCGGCTCCCTTCCCTCCTGACGCTGCATCTCGCGCGCAACTCGCTCGTCGGGCCCTTGCCGGCCTCGCTGGGAGCAATGTCCAGGCTTGCGAAGCTCAACGTCTCCGGTAACCACCTCCAGGGGCGGATCCCcaagcgcctcgccgccgtcttccccgcGTCTTCTTTCGCCGGCAACCCTGAACTTTGCGGTGCCCCGCTGCGCCGCCGGTGCAATGGGCAGCACCACATggtgtacggcggcggcggcggcggcggcggcgctgacaCGTCTCACGAACCGAAGAGAGGGAGGACGAGGAGCAATGACCGGTGGATGGTGGCGATGAtcatggcggcggtgggcgcagCAGTGGCATCGCTGGTCGCCGCGGCACTCTGCGGCGTACTGTGGCTGAAGGACAAGAAGCCGGAGAGGCCGCGCGCCAGCTCACGCACCAGCTCGATGGCGCGGGAGGAGACGGTGCGCTTCGACGGCTGCTGCGTGGAGTTCGACGTGTGCACGCTCATGCGGGGCGCCGCGGAGATGCTGGGCAagggcgcgacggcgacgacgtacCGCGTGGCCATGGGAGGCGACGACGTCATCGtggacgacgccggcgtcgtcgaggagggCAAGGctggcgaggtggtggtggtgaagagGATGCGGCGGAGGGAAGGCGCGACCCGGGAGGACGAGCGGCGGAAGCGGGAGCTCGCGCGGGAGATGGGCACGTGGCGGCACGCCAACGTCGTCAGCCTTCGCGCCTTCTACGCGTCGGCagacgagctcctcctcgtcttcgaCTACGTTCCCAATGGCAGCCTCCACAGCCTCCTCCATG AGAACCGAGGACCGGCGCGTGTTCCACTGGAGTGGCAGACGAGGCTGAAGCTGGCGCAGGACGCGGCGCAGGGGCTCGCCTACCTCCACGGCGTCTCCGGCGGCAAGCTCGCCCACCGGCACCTCACCTCCTCCAACAtcctcgtcgacgccggcggcaacaCGCGCGTCTCCGACTTCGCCCTGCTGCAGCTGCTCGTCCCGGCcccggcggcggacgaggccgcGCAGAAGCAGGACGTGAACGCGTTCGGGGTCGTCCTGCTTGAGATCCTGACGGGGCGGTCGCCGGAGGACGGCAACGTGGACCTGGCGCTGTGGGCGCGCACGGTGGTGCGCGAGGAGTGGACCTCGGAGGTGTTCGACGTGGAGCTGCTTCCGAGcaggggcggcgcggaggaTGAGATGGTGGCGCTCCTCCATGTGGCGCTGCTGTGCGTCGCTGACGACCCCGGCGAGCGGCCGaggatggcggtggtggccaaGATGATCGAGGACATCAGGGACAGGGGGAGCAAGAGGAGCAGGTactcggcgtcgccgtcgcaggTTGGCCACTCCTACGAGTCATCCCCTTCCATCTCGGAGGACACCACTAGGTCCACCAATGCCTCAAGCTCTTGA